A region of the Vicinamibacteria bacterium genome:
GCGTCGTGGAGTCGAGCATGACCGCGACGGGAAGCATCCTCGGAACGCCCGCCTATATGTCCCCGGAGCAGGTGAGCGGAAAGAAAGTCGACGCACGGAGCGATGTCTTCTCCCTCGGCGTGGTCCTCTACGAGCTGCTGGTAGGCAAGAGGCCTTTCGATGGCGCCGCGCCGACCGACGTGATGTTCTCGATCCTGCAGAAAACGCCTCCTCCTCCCTCGACCGCCAACCCAGCGCGAAAGGTCAGCCCCGAGTGGGATCCCATCGTCGAAAAGGCGCTCGCGAAGAAAGCCGAAGCCCGTTACCAGAGCGCTCAAGAATTCGCGAAGGCGGTTCGGACCGTTCGCGGATAGAGGGCATCGTCGCCGATGCTCGAGGCTGGCTAGTTCACCAGAGCCAGGCCGTGCGTGTTCGGGTTGTCCCGCAGCTCCAGGATCCCGACATAAAGGTGGCCGAGTACGGCTCGCGCCGTCTGCTCCTCCGACAGCGGGCTCAGGGCGAAAACCGATCGCGAGGGCTCCGAGCCGGAGATGCGAGAGAGGATGAAGGCCTCGTGGGGCTGCAGGCTGACCCGCTCCATCAGGACCATCGATTCCCGGCTCAGGGAAAGATGACGCTCGTCTTCCAGAAGACGCTTCAAGTGCTCCTCGATCGCGGGGGTTCGCCTGGCGGCTTCCATGATGACGTCGAGAACCGGAACCGGATTCGACACGGCGGGAGTGAGGCGGCTTTCGCCCGACGCGAAGGCCATTTTCTTGGGCGGAAAGATCATGACGTTCGATGCGACTTCGAGAAGCTGAGTGCGAACGAGGTCTTCGACCTCGGCAAACTCGATGACGCGGAGCTCGACGAGCACCTCGCCGAGCCTCCTTCCCTTTCGAGCGAAGAGCGAGGCATCTTTCAAGTGCTGATCGGTGATCGACCCTCGACGGACCATGACCTCGCCGAGACGTTCGTCGTCGGAGGAAGAACGCGTGGCGGTAATCCCGCCCTCGTGGAAAACGATCCGGCGGGTGACGGCAGCACTTTCACAGGTGAGAACGCCGGTGCGCCGCTCCCGGGCCAGCTTTCGAAACGTGTTCACGACTTGAGGATGCACGCGCCCAATCAGCCCCGTAGAAGCAGGAGACCCCCTCGACCCGCTTAATGCTTTGCACGAAGTGTACCAACGGAATATTCGGTCGAGAGCTCGGAAGTCCGGTTGAATCCGTGGGTTAGAAGCGTTATCGAAGCAGCGCTCGGGAGATTCTTGGGGGTATCACGACGCATCCCCATGGGCGAAGCCCCTCGAAGTCGGAGGCCTCCGCGATGCGCCGAGCCAGAAGGTCAGCGTTCCAGCATCCCCCCGATGCCGCCGAGAGCGCCGAGGATCGACCCCTCGCCCTTGCCGCCGCGGCCGGTCTGGGGCGC
Encoded here:
- a CDS encoding DUF4388 domain-containing protein, which gives rise to MNTFRKLARERRTGVLTCESAAVTRRIVFHEGGITATRSSSDDERLGEVMVRRGSITDQHLKDASLFARKGRRLGEVLVELRVIEFAEVEDLVRTQLLEVASNVMIFPPKKMAFASGESRLTPAVSNPVPVLDVIMEAARRTPAIEEHLKRLLEDERHLSLSRESMVLMERVSLQPHEAFILSRISGSEPSRSVFALSPLSEEQTARAVLGHLYVGILELRDNPNTHGLALVN